In Flavivirga abyssicola, the following are encoded in one genomic region:
- the kbl gene encoding glycine C-acetyltransferase → MYSNIKHDLQNEIEEIKAAGLYKSERIITTPQGSEISTTISSGVLNFCANNYLGLSSHPEVIDAGKKAIDSHGYGMSSVRFICGTQDIHKELEQKTASFLGMEDCILYAAAFDANGGVFEPILNAEDAIISDALNHASIIDGIRLCKAKRFRYAHNNMTDLETQLIQAEGSRRKLIVTDGSFSMDGTIAQLDKICDLADKYDALVMIDECHSTGFIGKTGRGTHEYRNVMGRVDIITGTYGKALGGASGGFTAARKEIVDLLRQRSRPYLFSNTVAPSIVGASIRVLDIISASTQLRDKLEENTQYFRKEMTAAGFDIVPGDHPIVPVMLYEATLAQEFASKLLEEGIYVIGFFYPVVPKGKARIRVQLSAGHERHHLDKAIKAFTKIGKELDVI, encoded by the coding sequence ATGTACTCTAACATAAAGCATGATTTGCAGAATGAAATTGAAGAAATCAAAGCTGCAGGATTATATAAATCAGAAAGAATCATAACAACCCCTCAAGGGTCGGAAATAAGCACAACAATATCATCGGGAGTATTAAATTTTTGTGCAAATAACTATTTAGGTTTATCATCACATCCAGAAGTTATTGATGCAGGTAAAAAAGCCATTGATTCTCATGGGTATGGTATGTCTTCTGTGCGTTTTATTTGTGGCACGCAAGATATTCATAAAGAATTAGAGCAAAAAACAGCATCGTTTTTAGGTATGGAAGATTGTATTTTATATGCTGCTGCCTTTGATGCTAATGGTGGGGTGTTCGAGCCCATTTTAAACGCAGAAGATGCTATTATTTCTGATGCTTTAAACCATGCTTCTATAATTGATGGTATTCGTTTATGTAAAGCAAAACGATTCAGGTATGCACATAATAATATGACCGATCTGGAAACACAATTAATTCAAGCCGAAGGATCACGTAGAAAGTTAATCGTTACAGATGGTTCTTTTTCTATGGATGGAACCATAGCTCAACTTGATAAAATTTGTGATTTAGCAGATAAGTATGACGCTTTGGTTATGATTGATGAATGTCACTCAACAGGATTTATTGGTAAAACGGGTAGAGGTACACATGAGTACAGAAATGTTATGGGACGTGTAGATATTATAACAGGAACCTATGGTAAGGCTTTAGGAGGTGCTTCTGGCGGATTCACAGCAGCAAGAAAGGAAATTGTCGATCTGTTAAGACAGCGTTCCAGACCTTATTTGTTTTCTAATACTGTAGCACCTTCCATCGTTGGTGCTTCTATTAGAGTGCTAGACATTATAAGCGCTTCGACTCAACTTCGAGATAAATTAGAAGAAAACACCCAATATTTTAGAAAAGAGATGACAGCAGCAGGATTTGATATTGTTCCAGGAGATCATCCTATAGTGCCTGTTATGCTATACGAAGCAACATTAGCGCAGGAGTTCGCTTCAAAACTATTGGAAGAAGGGATTTATGTCATCGGTTTTTTCTATCCAGTAGTACCAAAAGGAAAAGCAAGAATACGTGTGCAGTTATCAGCAGGGCATGAGCGCCATCATTTGGATAAAGCTATTAAAGCCTTTACTAAAATAGGTAAGGAGCTTGATGTGATTTAA
- a CDS encoding NAD-dependent epimerase/dehydratase family protein, giving the protein MDTAILVIGANGQVGKVLTKALQDKYGKERIIASDIRKSEDTNGIFEVIDATDIDRIKEVVVQYKVTQIYHLAAILSAKGEENPLGTWNINVKTWLNVLEVARIYNIEKVFYPSSIAVFGNSAPRNNTPNNTYLDPTTVYGISKVDGENWAQYYHTKYGLDVRSIRYPGIIGYQSLPGGGTTDYAVDIYHKAVLNERFTCFLREDTVLPMIFIDDAVRATIEIMEAPVENIKMRTSYNIEGISFSPKEIASEIRELYPDFKIDYKPDFRQDIAEEWPKSIDDSEAKMDWGWQPKYDLYSITETMIRELKAQYEMTI; this is encoded by the coding sequence ATGGATACAGCAATTTTAGTTATAGGGGCTAACGGTCAAGTTGGAAAAGTACTAACGAAAGCCTTACAGGACAAATACGGAAAAGAAAGAATTATTGCTTCAGATATAAGAAAAAGTGAAGATACAAATGGTATATTTGAAGTTATTGATGCTACAGATATAGATAGAATTAAAGAGGTTGTAGTACAATATAAAGTGACTCAAATTTATCACTTAGCAGCCATTTTATCAGCTAAAGGAGAAGAAAACCCGTTAGGAACATGGAATATCAATGTGAAAACCTGGTTAAACGTACTGGAAGTTGCTAGGATCTATAATATAGAGAAGGTGTTTTATCCTAGCTCAATAGCAGTGTTTGGAAATAGCGCACCAAGAAATAACACACCAAATAATACATATTTAGACCCAACAACAGTATATGGTATAAGTAAAGTAGATGGGGAAAATTGGGCACAATATTACCATACTAAATATGGTTTAGACGTTAGGTCTATTCGTTATCCAGGTATCATTGGGTATCAATCATTACCAGGTGGAGGTACTACAGATTATGCCGTAGATATTTATCATAAAGCTGTTTTAAATGAACGTTTTACTTGTTTTTTAAGGGAAGATACAGTGCTACCTATGATTTTTATTGATGATGCAGTTAGAGCTACTATAGAGATTATGGAAGCACCAGTAGAAAATATTAAAATGAGAACGTCCTACAATATAGAAGGAATAAGTTTTTCACCAAAAGAAATTGCATCGGAAATCCGTGAATTATACCCTGATTTTAAAATCGATTATAAACCAGATTTTAGACAAGATATTGCGGAAGAATGGCCAAAATCTATCGATGATTCTGAAGCTAAAATGGATTGGGGATGGCAACCTAAATACGATTTGTATTCTATTACAGAAACCATGATTAGAGAGCTAAAAGCTCAATACGAAATGACAATTTAA
- a CDS encoding Lrp/AsnC family transcriptional regulator, with product MENLDQTDITILRILQKDSKKTAKEIAKILNLTPSPVYERIRRLENQGFIKKYVAILDKKLLERSVTTICQVSMRYHSEAFIEKFEEQIQNLHEVQECYHMAGQVDFILKINTKGLEDYHNFVKYKLSKIENIGVLNSTFVLKDIKNSSEFYI from the coding sequence ATGGAAAATTTGGATCAAACGGACATTACCATTCTTAGAATTTTACAAAAGGATTCTAAAAAAACAGCCAAAGAGATTGCTAAAATTTTAAATTTGACACCTTCTCCTGTTTACGAACGCATCCGTAGACTTGAAAATCAAGGTTTTATAAAAAAGTATGTGGCTATTCTGGACAAGAAGCTACTGGAACGATCTGTAACGACTATATGTCAAGTATCTATGCGTTATCATAGTGAAGCCTTTATTGAAAAGTTTGAAGAACAGATTCAAAATCTACATGAAGTTCAGGAATGCTATCACATGGCTGGTCAAGTAGATTTTATATTAAAAATAAACACAAAAGGCTTGGAAGATTATCACAACTTCGTGAAGTATAAACTTTCCAAAATTGAAAATATAGGTGTGTTGAATAGTACGTTTGTTTTAAAGGATATTAAAAATTCTTCGGAGTTTTATATTTAA
- a CDS encoding YheT family hydrolase produces the protein MPVIDSKYKPSFFFRNGFISTVYSGLVRRVKDVKQERERMILFDGDFIDLDWSFSKEKTKKLVVLLHGLEGNGQRPYMTGSAKLFNNNGIDAVCVNFRGCSGEDNLKYRSYHSGATEDLEAIIEHIISEKDYSEIYLKGISLGANMILKYLGEREVLPNQIKAAVTASVPCYLYGSAKTLHTFKNVLYHNRFLKYLVNRLKIKQQRFKEDLSLKDLASIKTLFDFDNVYTSKAHGFKDALDYYEKCSCLQFLPNIKIPTLIINALNDSFLSPECYPIKEAKNNPNLYLEMPQHGGHVGFVDKKNVYYNEKRALEFVKDTFN, from the coding sequence ATGCCAGTAATAGACTCAAAGTATAAACCGTCTTTCTTTTTTAGAAATGGATTCATTTCAACCGTGTATTCTGGGCTTGTAAGACGTGTTAAAGATGTAAAGCAAGAACGGGAACGTATGATATTGTTTGATGGCGATTTTATTGATTTAGATTGGAGTTTTTCGAAAGAAAAAACAAAGAAGCTAGTTGTTTTATTGCATGGGCTAGAAGGAAATGGACAACGACCATATATGACTGGTTCAGCAAAACTATTTAATAATAATGGTATAGATGCCGTTTGCGTGAATTTTAGAGGATGTAGTGGAGAAGATAATTTAAAATACCGTAGTTATCACTCTGGAGCAACCGAAGATTTAGAAGCTATTATAGAGCATATTATTTCAGAAAAAGACTATTCAGAAATTTATTTAAAAGGGATTAGTCTGGGAGCCAACATGATTTTAAAATATTTAGGAGAAAGAGAGGTGTTGCCTAACCAAATAAAAGCAGCGGTTACAGCTTCAGTCCCCTGTTATTTGTATGGTTCAGCAAAAACGTTACATACTTTTAAAAATGTGTTGTATCACAATCGATTTCTAAAATATTTAGTAAATCGTTTGAAAATCAAACAACAACGTTTTAAAGAAGATTTAAGTCTTAAAGACTTAGCATCTATAAAAACATTATTCGACTTTGATAATGTCTATACATCCAAAGCACATGGTTTTAAAGACGCTTTAGACTATTATGAAAAATGTAGCTGCTTACAATTTCTTCCAAATATTAAGATACCAACTTTAATCATTAATGCTTTAAACGATTCATTTTTATCTCCAGAATGTTATCCAATAAAAGAAGCAAAAAACAATCCAAATCTTTATTTAGAGATGCCTCAACATGGCGGACATGTGGGGTTTGTAGATAAAAAGAATGTTTACTATAACGAAAAACGAGCTTTAGAGTTTGTTAAAGACACTTTTAATTAA
- the ade gene encoding adenine deaminase has translation MKLQGQIVDIQNRRIYKGEVTFKEGKIISIQEKEHNVNHYILPGFIDAHIHIESSMLVPSEFARLAVKHGTVATVSDPHEIANVLGVEGVEFMIDNGKKVPFKFNFGAPSCVPATHFESAGAVINSDDIKELLKNPDIKYLAEMMNYPGVLFDDDEVLKKIAWAKHYNKPVDGHAPGLRGDDVTKYINAGISTDHECFTYEEALEKLEKGMKILIREGSAAKNFEALIDLLPEHFENMMFCSDDKHPDDLLLHHINDLCAIAVAKGMDVFKVLKVACVNPVKHYNLDVGLLQEGELADFIVVEDLIHFITIQTYINGELVFDKGTSLIQPVAFKNLNNFNCNKKKVSDFRVESSAKQIRVIEALEDQLVTNELIANTSVLNGNLVSNTENDILKMAVVNRYQNQKPAIAFIKNFGLKEGAIASSVGHDSHNIIVVGVSDEAICKAVNLLIEGTGGICAVSNSDEKTVPLPVAGIMSDKDGETIGRQYAALDTMAKDLGSKLYAPYMTLSFMALLVIPSLKLSDKGLFNGTDFKFTSLEV, from the coding sequence TTGAAACTACAAGGACAAATAGTCGATATACAAAACAGACGTATCTATAAAGGAGAAGTAACCTTTAAAGAAGGGAAGATTATTTCTATTCAGGAAAAAGAGCATAATGTAAATCACTATATACTACCAGGGTTTATAGATGCACACATCCACATAGAAAGTTCTATGTTAGTACCTAGTGAATTTGCAAGATTAGCTGTAAAACATGGCACAGTTGCAACCGTTTCAGATCCTCATGAAATAGCTAATGTATTGGGCGTTGAAGGCGTAGAATTTATGATTGATAATGGAAAGAAGGTGCCTTTTAAATTCAATTTTGGAGCACCATCTTGTGTGCCGGCAACTCATTTTGAATCTGCGGGAGCTGTTATAAATTCTGATGATATTAAAGAACTGCTTAAAAATCCAGACATCAAATATCTGGCAGAAATGATGAATTACCCAGGTGTGTTGTTTGACGACGACGAGGTGTTAAAAAAAATAGCATGGGCAAAACACTATAATAAACCTGTAGATGGACATGCCCCTGGATTAAGAGGGGATGATGTTACAAAATATATTAATGCTGGAATCTCTACAGATCACGAATGTTTTACTTACGAAGAAGCTTTGGAAAAGCTTGAAAAAGGCATGAAAATTCTAATTAGAGAAGGAAGTGCCGCCAAAAACTTCGAAGCTTTAATAGATTTACTTCCAGAACATTTTGAAAATATGATGTTTTGTAGTGATGATAAACATCCAGACGATCTATTATTACATCATATTAATGATTTATGTGCCATAGCAGTAGCAAAAGGAATGGATGTTTTTAAAGTATTAAAAGTAGCCTGTGTTAACCCCGTAAAACATTACAATTTAGATGTTGGTTTATTACAAGAAGGTGAGCTTGCAGATTTTATTGTTGTTGAAGATTTAATCCATTTTATAACCATTCAAACCTATATAAACGGTGAGTTGGTTTTCGATAAAGGTACATCTTTAATACAACCGGTAGCGTTTAAAAATCTTAATAACTTTAATTGTAATAAAAAGAAAGTATCAGATTTTAGAGTTGAATCGTCTGCAAAACAAATTCGTGTCATAGAAGCTTTAGAAGATCAATTAGTAACAAATGAACTTATTGCTAACACTTCAGTTTTAAATGGAAATTTGGTTTCTAATACTGAAAACGACATCCTTAAAATGGCCGTTGTTAATAGATATCAAAATCAAAAACCAGCCATTGCTTTTATTAAAAATTTCGGATTAAAAGAAGGCGCCATTGCCTCTTCAGTAGGCCACGATTCTCACAATATTATTGTAGTAGGTGTTAGTGATGAAGCCATATGCAAAGCCGTTAACTTACTTATTGAAGGTACAGGAGGTATCTGTGCGGTTTCTAATTCAGATGAAAAGACAGTCCCACTCCCTGTCGCTGGTATTATGAGTGATAAAGATGGTGAAACTATAGGAAGACAATATGCGGCATTAGATACTATGGCAAAGGATTTAGGAAGTAAACTTTATGCACCGTATATGACATTATCATTTATGGCTTTACTAGTCATCCCTTCATTAAAACTAAGTGATAAGGGGCTGTTCAATGGCACCGATTTTAAATTTACTTCCCTGGAAGTTTGA
- the tilS gene encoding tRNA lysidine(34) synthetase TilS: MLEPFKKHINNKLPFLKESKLLIAISGGIDSIVLTHLCHKLDLNIALAHCNFNLRGKESDADESFVLQLAEDLGLEAFIESFDTKGYSKDSKLSTQMAARKLRYDWFEELASQLQFDYILTAHHADDNLETFLINLSRGTGLEGLTGIPEVNDNIVRPLLPFSREVIETYAKANDFEWREDSSNASSKYLRNKLRHDIVPVLKEINPQLLQNFQTTLKNLNDTADIVEASIEDLLNRAITTIENNQIVFKVEEFKKLSNPKAYLFEVFKDYGFTEWNDIADLLNAQSGKQILSPTHRLIKDRDHLLLSEINLETDEEFIVISETDKQVKTGMGILFFDKTDTILVKNNHTIYVDKTLLKYPLTVRTWKEGDLFYPIGMSGKKKLSKYFKDEKLSLLDKENIKLLCSGEDIVWVIGKRADNRFKVNEKTKNILKVELK; this comes from the coding sequence GTGTTAGAACCATTCAAAAAACATATAAATAACAAACTACCTTTCCTAAAAGAAAGCAAACTTCTCATTGCTATTTCTGGAGGTATAGACAGTATCGTTTTAACGCATTTATGCCATAAATTAGACCTAAACATAGCTTTAGCACATTGTAATTTTAATTTAAGAGGAAAAGAAAGTGATGCTGACGAAAGTTTCGTGCTACAATTAGCAGAAGACTTAGGTTTAGAAGCTTTTATTGAAAGTTTTGATACTAAAGGTTATTCTAAAGACAGTAAATTATCAACTCAGATGGCCGCTCGAAAACTGCGTTATGATTGGTTTGAAGAACTAGCGTCACAACTACAATTCGATTATATTTTAACAGCCCATCATGCTGATGATAATCTAGAAACCTTTTTGATTAATCTGTCCAGAGGTACAGGGCTAGAAGGATTAACAGGCATCCCAGAAGTAAATGATAATATTGTTAGACCGCTATTGCCATTTTCTAGAGAAGTTATTGAAACATATGCAAAAGCGAACGATTTTGAATGGCGAGAAGATAGCAGTAACGCATCCTCTAAATATTTAAGAAATAAATTGAGACATGACATTGTTCCCGTTTTAAAAGAGATCAACCCTCAATTATTGCAGAATTTCCAAACGACACTTAAAAACTTAAATGATACAGCAGATATTGTAGAAGCAAGTATTGAAGACTTATTAAATAGAGCTATAACAACTATTGAAAACAATCAAATAGTATTCAAGGTTGAAGAATTTAAAAAATTAAGCAATCCAAAAGCGTATTTGTTTGAGGTATTTAAAGACTATGGATTTACAGAATGGAATGATATTGCCGATTTGTTAAATGCTCAATCCGGAAAGCAGATACTATCCCCAACACACCGTTTAATAAAAGATAGAGACCATCTTTTACTAAGTGAAATTAATTTAGAAACAGACGAAGAATTTATTGTAATTTCAGAAACAGACAAGCAAGTAAAGACAGGCATGGGTATTTTGTTTTTTGATAAAACGGATACTATTTTAGTAAAAAACAATCATACTATTTACGTAGATAAAACATTACTTAAATATCCGCTAACAGTAAGAACATGGAAAGAAGGCGACCTGTTTTACCCTATAGGAATGTCTGGTAAGAAGAAATTGAGTAAGTATTTTAAAGACGAAAAATTATCACTACTAGATAAAGAAAACATAAAGCTACTATGCTCTGGAGAAGATATTGTTTGGGTAATAGGCAAACGTGCAGATAATCGTTTTAAAGTAAATGAAAAAACAAAAAATATTCTAAAAGTAGAATTAAAATAA
- the pabB gene encoding aminodeoxychorismate synthase component I: protein MRTTQIHSLDNPNQFKNQLLIWSQQFDDVIWLDSNNYKQNHSNFDAVLAVDAFTSIQTNFEGSFEMLKEYQTNVNDWVFGYLTYDLKNDVEDLSSNNFDSLEFPDLYFFQPKKLFLFKEDQVEIQYLKCVDDEFEDDLKEIQSKKTCHPEPFDCTQDELSQRVSNDIKIKLRIHKDEYFEKVNNMLAHIHRGDIYEANFCQEFYAENTSINPLDTYLKLNNISKPPFATFLKFGDKYLLSASPERYLKKDKETIISQPIKGTAKRSENTLEDEALKEALSKDTKERSENIMIVDLVRNDLSKTAIKGSVEVEELTKVYTFDQVHQMISTVTSKIKETTHAVDVIKSTFPMGSMTGAPKISAMRIIEKLEETKRGLYSGSVGYFSPTSDFDFNVVIRSILYNETKKYVSYSVGGAITAKSDPLKEYEECLVKAKAMRTVLEN, encoded by the coding sequence TTGAGGACAACACAAATTCACAGTTTAGATAATCCCAACCAATTTAAAAATCAATTATTGATTTGGAGTCAGCAATTTGATGACGTTATTTGGTTAGACTCTAATAACTACAAACAAAACCATTCTAACTTTGATGCAGTATTGGCAGTAGATGCTTTTACAAGTATTCAAACGAATTTTGAAGGAAGTTTTGAGATGCTTAAGGAATACCAAACCAATGTTAACGATTGGGTTTTTGGATATTTAACATATGATTTAAAAAATGATGTTGAAGACTTAAGTTCCAATAACTTTGATAGTTTAGAATTCCCTGATCTGTACTTTTTTCAGCCTAAAAAATTATTTTTATTTAAAGAAGATCAAGTTGAAATACAGTATTTAAAATGTGTTGATGATGAATTTGAGGATGATTTAAAAGAAATTCAAAGTAAGAAGACATGTCACCCTGAACCCTTTGACTGCACTCAAGATGAACTAAGTCAAAGGGTGTCAAACGATATTAAAATAAAACTCCGAATACATAAAGACGAATATTTTGAAAAAGTAAATAATATGCTTGCTCATATTCATAGAGGTGATATTTATGAAGCTAATTTTTGTCAGGAGTTTTATGCCGAAAATACCAGTATTAATCCACTGGATACGTATTTAAAGCTTAATAATATATCTAAACCCCCTTTTGCAACATTCTTAAAGTTTGGAGACAAATATTTATTGTCTGCATCCCCAGAGCGTTATTTAAAAAAAGATAAAGAAACTATTATTTCGCAGCCCATAAAAGGAACGGCAAAGCGTTCGGAGAATACATTAGAAGATGAAGCACTAAAAGAAGCTTTGTCTAAAGATACAAAAGAACGTAGTGAAAATATTATGATTGTTGATTTGGTGCGTAACGATCTTTCAAAAACAGCTATAAAAGGGAGTGTAGAGGTTGAGGAATTAACCAAGGTTTATACGTTTGATCAAGTACACCAGATGATTTCTACGGTCACTTCTAAGATTAAAGAAACAACACATGCTGTCGATGTTATTAAGAGTACATTTCCTATGGGGAGTATGACAGGAGCTCCAAAAATTTCTGCCATGCGAATTATTGAAAAATTAGAAGAAACCAAACGTGGACTATATTCTGGATCAGTTGGGTATTTTTCACCTACAAGTGATTTCGATTTTAATGTCGTTATTAGAAGTATTCTCTATAACGAAACAAAAAAGTATGTGTCATACTCTGTAGGAGGCGCCATAACAGCCAAAAGTGATCCGCTAAAAGAATACGAAGAATGTTTGGTAAAAGCAAAAGCTATGCGAACAGTTTTGGAAAATTAG
- a CDS encoding aldose 1-epimerase family protein: MQSKQFEYIFMYTLENEKLKIAVKKTGAELCKITSVKKDIDFMWDANPKIWGSYAPNLFPIIGALKDGAYFFENNIYKLPKHGLVRNNDKLVLQEQDQDALTFKLNYDKDSLKIYPFKFEFFITYQLIDNILTITHTINNLDDKTMYFSLGGHPAFKCPVYNNEAYNDYYLEFEHTENSKTHLINMENGLISDKTKPVFNKSNTLALKHDLFNEDALIFKDLKSKSVTLKSKSHSSILTVSYEDFPYLGVWAKPNGDYVCIEPWLGIADNENTNQHLKDKEGMLTLMPQKTFTASYSIEIHNSHL, from the coding sequence TTGCAAAGTAAACAATTTGAATATATTTTCATGTATACTTTAGAAAACGAAAAATTAAAAATAGCAGTCAAAAAAACAGGAGCAGAATTATGTAAAATTACTTCGGTAAAAAAAGACATAGATTTTATGTGGGATGCTAATCCAAAGATTTGGGGAAGTTACGCCCCTAATCTATTCCCAATAATTGGAGCTTTAAAAGACGGGGCTTATTTTTTTGAAAATAACATTTATAAACTCCCAAAACATGGTCTTGTAAGAAACAATGATAAACTTGTGTTACAAGAACAAGATCAGGATGCTTTAACTTTTAAATTGAATTATGATAAGGACTCTTTAAAAATATATCCTTTTAAATTTGAATTTTTTATTACTTATCAGCTCATAGATAATATACTTACTATTACGCATACTATAAACAACCTTGACGATAAGACCATGTATTTTTCTCTAGGTGGTCACCCTGCTTTTAAGTGTCCTGTATATAACAATGAGGCTTATAATGATTACTATTTAGAATTTGAACACACAGAAAACTCTAAAACTCATTTAATAAATATGGAAAATGGGCTTATTTCGGATAAAACAAAACCTGTTTTTAACAAGTCAAACACATTAGCATTGAAGCATGATTTATTTAATGAAGACGCGCTTATTTTTAAAGATTTAAAATCTAAAAGTGTTACTTTAAAAAGTAAATCACATAGTTCCATTCTTACGGTTAGTTATGAAGATTTTCCTTATTTGGGGGTTTGGGCAAAACCTAATGGTGACTATGTTTGCATTGAACCGTGGCTTGGTATTGCTGATAACGAAAATACCAATCAGCATCTAAAAGATAAAGAAGGTATGCTAACTTTAATGCCGCAAAAAACATTTACAGCCTCTTATAGTATTGAAATACACAACAGTCATTTATAA
- a CDS encoding DEAD/DEAH box helicase, giving the protein MSFQDLNLNTPLYNALDDLGFTTPTPIQEQAFNVVSSGKDMVGIAQTGTGKTFAYMLPIIKNLKYSTQENPRVLVLVPTRELVVQVVDEIEKLSKYINNRILGVYGGTNINTQKQAVTEGIDILVATPGRLYDLALSRVLQLKSIQKLVIDEVDVMLDLGFRHQLINIFDILPERRQNIMFSATMTLDVDDLISDFFKSPKRVSIAVSGTPLENISQTRYNVPNFYTKVNLLTHLLNDTETFNKVLIFVAYKRMADRLFEKLDEIFHEELCVIHSNKTQNYRLRSIEQFRNGENRILIATDVMARGLDIDNVSHVINFDTPLYPENYMHRIGRTGRAERKGKSIAFSTETEQEPIENIESLMNMKIPLLEIPPIVEISTELIEEERPQIKERNNPTKRKDEDAPGPAFHEKKAKNQKENLGGSYKFKIAKKYKKPKTKGDKNYNKRNKRK; this is encoded by the coding sequence TTGAGTTTTCAAGATTTAAATTTAAATACCCCACTTTATAACGCTTTAGATGATTTGGGTTTTACAACCCCTACGCCTATACAGGAACAAGCATTTAATGTTGTTAGTTCTGGTAAAGATATGGTAGGTATTGCACAAACAGGTACTGGTAAAACCTTTGCCTATATGTTACCTATTATTAAAAATTTAAAATACTCTACTCAAGAAAACCCACGGGTTTTAGTTTTGGTTCCTACACGTGAATTGGTTGTGCAGGTAGTAGATGAAATAGAAAAGCTTTCTAAATACATTAACAATCGTATTTTAGGAGTCTATGGGGGCACCAATATTAATACACAAAAGCAAGCTGTAACTGAAGGTATTGATATTCTGGTAGCGACTCCCGGAAGGTTATATGATCTGGCTTTAAGCCGGGTTTTACAGCTTAAATCTATACAGAAATTAGTGATTGATGAAGTTGATGTGATGCTCGATTTAGGGTTTAGGCATCAGTTAATCAATATTTTTGATATCCTGCCAGAACGTAGACAAAACATTATGTTTTCGGCAACTATGACGTTAGATGTTGATGATTTAATTAGTGATTTCTTTAAAAGTCCTAAGCGTGTTTCTATTGCTGTTTCAGGTACACCGCTTGAAAACATTTCGCAAACACGTTATAATGTTCCAAATTTTTATACCAAAGTCAATTTATTAACACATTTACTAAATGACACCGAAACTTTTAATAAGGTTTTAATTTTTGTGGCTTATAAACGTATGGCTGACCGTTTGTTTGAAAAACTAGATGAAATATTCCATGAGGAGTTATGCGTCATTCATTCTAATAAAACACAAAACTACAGGTTACGAAGTATTGAACAATTTAGAAATGGCGAGAATCGCATTTTAATCGCAACTGATGTAATGGCGCGTGGATTGGATATTGACAACGTATCTCATGTTATCAATTTCGATACACCTTTATATCCAGAAAATTACATGCATCGTATTGGTAGGACAGGTCGTGCTGAGCGCAAAGGGAAATCGATTGCTTTTTCTACTGAAACCGAACAAGAGCCTATTGAGAATATTGAGTCTTTAATGAATATGAAGATCCCTCTTTTGGAAATCCCTCCTATTGTTGAAATTTCTACTGAATTAATTGAAGAGGAGCGTCCACAAATAAAAGAGCGCAACAACCCTACGAAACGAAAAGATGAAGATGCTCCAGGTCCAGCATTCCATGAAAAGAAAGCTAAAAACCAAAAGGAGAATTTAGGCGGTTCCTATAAATTTAAAATAGCTAAGAAATACAAAAAGCCTAAAACCAAAGGTGATAAAAATTACAATAAACGTAATAAGAGAAAGTAG
- a CDS encoding MotA/TolQ/ExbB proton channel family protein produces MRILYILQGRSFFSELVKRFYEGGPLFMSLILICLLVAIFFLIRGFLYLNKDGEVSKKMSALASDASLLGLVLGFLGSMIGLITAFDIVEATDIISTPRLAGGLKVSFLTTVFGSITFVLIRIGLIILKTFQKS; encoded by the coding sequence ATGAGAATATTATATATATTACAAGGAAGAAGTTTTTTTTCAGAACTAGTTAAGAGATTTTACGAAGGCGGACCATTATTCATGTCGTTGATATTGATATGTCTTTTAGTAGCCATATTCTTTTTAATTAGAGGATTTCTATATTTAAATAAGGATGGAGAAGTCTCTAAAAAAATGTCTGCTCTGGCATCCGATGCAAGCTTATTAGGATTGGTGTTGGGATTTTTAGGATCCATGATAGGTCTTATTACTGCCTTCGATATTGTAGAAGCTACGGATATAATATCTACGCCCAGATTAGCAGGAGGACTAAAGGTTTCTTTTTTAACTACGGTGTTTGGTAGTATTACTTTTGTTTTAATAAGAATAGGTCTTATTATATTAAAAACATTTCAGAAGAGTTGA